A stretch of the Elusimicrobiota bacterium genome encodes the following:
- a CDS encoding response regulator transcription factor — protein sequence MTGKAKHAGPRRKIIIVDDDVLIRETVRLALDHAGYYVIAVGEPERALAVVRAEKPDLVIMDLYMPGFDGRELIRALKSDPEIAKTPVILFSGSDEAIDVVSGLQSGAVEYLGKPIDGEVLLAKIKHILKA from the coding sequence GTGACGGGGAAGGCCAAGCACGCCGGACCGCGCCGCAAGATCATCATCGTCGACGACGACGTGCTGATCCGCGAGACGGTGCGCCTGGCGCTCGACCACGCCGGCTACTACGTCATCGCCGTCGGCGAGCCCGAGCGGGCCTTGGCCGTCGTGCGGGCCGAGAAGCCGGACCTCGTCATCATGGACCTGTACATGCCCGGCTTCGACGGGCGCGAGCTGATCCGCGCGCTGAAGTCCGACCCGGAGATCGCGAAGACGCCCGTGATCCTGTTCTCCGGCTCGGACGAGGCGATCGACGTCGTCAGCGGCCTGCAGTCGGGCGCCGTCGAGTACCTCGGCAAGCCGATCGACGGCGAGGTCCTGCTCGCGAAGATCAAGCACATCCTGAAGGCCTGA
- a CDS encoding valine--tRNA ligase: MLDKAYDPKPVEEARLASWDAAKLSHSEPRDGARPFTIVIPPPNVTGALHIGHALNNSLQDAFIRHHRMLGQESCWVPGCDHGGIATQNVMEKQLKAEKVDRHALGREAFLERMQVWTRDCKKTILGQLHRLGASLDWQREAFTMDEVRAKAVYHAFKTLWERGLIYRGERLVNWCVRCGTALSDIEVEREERKGALYHIHYKNVDGGDGIIVATTRPVTMFGDTAVAINPQDPRWRHMVGKKVLIPLIDREIPIVEDSYVDFEFGTGGLKVTPAHDQNDWELGERHHLPAVKAIGPDGKLTEAAGPYAGLSREKAHDAVVADLEAKGYLRKKEDHKSAVQTCYRCSSVIEPLLSLQWFVKQTELAKAPLKALDAGEFKIYPKNWEKPYRDWLVNIKDWCVSRQIWWGHRIPVWYKEGEKPAVSMGSPGAGWTQDPDVLDTWFSSALWPLAVFGWPEQTKDLAYYYPTSTLVTGYEILYLWVARMQMMGHAFLDKPAFPDAVIHGIVRDKSGKKMSKSLGNVVDPLQMMDKYGTDALRFALMVNAHPGKDIAFDEQTVVSARNFVNKLWNSTRFVLMNLPETAPAGGYRLEKLSHCCLETADAWILSRYQATLAKAQASLDAYDPAAAAEALYVFLWDEFCAWYIELAKGRLTGVEGEDKDIARTILVQVLTGSLKALHPLMPFVTEEIYAALKPYAGESAGFVLEGGYHKLDYDWSNPEVEKEMSKVMGAVASIRSLRSQLNVPPGLKIKAVAEGPFAEAVVGKHRAYAMILAQLESVEAVNGGGRPPQSATAVADGVTFFIPLAGVIDFAKERERLAKDLAKADGDIEKCEAKLRNLSAASSAPAEKVAEAKEQRDAALARRDRLKETIAVLS; encoded by the coding sequence ATGCTCGACAAAGCCTACGATCCGAAGCCGGTCGAGGAAGCCCGCCTCGCGTCCTGGGACGCGGCCAAGCTCTCGCACTCCGAGCCGCGCGACGGCGCGCGGCCGTTCACCATCGTCATCCCTCCGCCCAACGTGACCGGGGCGCTGCACATCGGCCACGCGCTCAACAACTCCCTGCAGGACGCCTTCATCCGCCACCACCGCATGCTGGGCCAAGAGTCGTGCTGGGTCCCGGGCTGCGACCACGGCGGCATCGCCACGCAGAACGTGATGGAGAAGCAGCTCAAGGCCGAGAAGGTGGACCGGCACGCCCTCGGGCGCGAGGCGTTCCTCGAGCGGATGCAGGTCTGGACGCGGGACTGCAAGAAAACGATCTTGGGGCAGCTGCATCGTCTCGGGGCCTCGCTGGATTGGCAAAGAGAAGCGTTCACGATGGACGAGGTCCGGGCGAAGGCCGTGTATCACGCCTTTAAAACGCTCTGGGAACGCGGGTTGATCTATCGCGGGGAACGGCTGGTGAACTGGTGCGTCAGGTGTGGAACGGCGCTTTCGGATATAGAAGTCGAGAGAGAAGAACGGAAGGGCGCTCTTTATCACATCCATTATAAAAACGTCGATGGCGGGGACGGCATCATTGTCGCCACGACGCGACCGGTCACGATGTTCGGCGACACCGCAGTCGCGATAAATCCCCAGGATCCTCGCTGGCGGCACATGGTCGGGAAAAAAGTCTTGATCCCTCTCATCGACCGCGAGATACCGATCGTCGAGGACTCGTACGTCGACTTCGAGTTCGGCACCGGCGGCCTCAAGGTCACGCCCGCGCATGATCAGAACGACTGGGAGCTCGGCGAACGGCACCATTTGCCCGCCGTCAAGGCGATCGGACCCGACGGCAAGCTCACCGAGGCGGCCGGCCCGTACGCGGGGCTTTCCCGCGAGAAGGCGCACGACGCCGTCGTCGCGGATCTGGAAGCGAAAGGATATCTGCGCAAGAAGGAAGACCACAAGTCCGCCGTTCAGACCTGTTACCGTTGTTCTTCGGTCATCGAGCCCTTGTTGTCTTTGCAGTGGTTCGTGAAGCAGACCGAGCTGGCCAAGGCGCCGCTCAAGGCGTTGGACGCCGGCGAGTTCAAGATCTACCCCAAGAACTGGGAAAAGCCCTACCGCGATTGGCTGGTGAACATCAAGGATTGGTGCGTGTCGCGCCAGATCTGGTGGGGCCACCGCATCCCCGTCTGGTACAAGGAAGGAGAGAAGCCCGCGGTGTCGATGGGCTCGCCCGGCGCGGGCTGGACCCAGGACCCCGACGTCCTCGACACCTGGTTCTCCTCGGCGCTGTGGCCGCTGGCCGTGTTCGGCTGGCCGGAGCAGACGAAGGACCTCGCCTACTACTACCCGACCTCGACCCTCGTCACCGGCTACGAGATCCTGTACCTGTGGGTCGCCCGCATGCAGATGATGGGCCACGCCTTCCTGGACAAGCCCGCGTTCCCCGACGCCGTCATCCACGGCATCGTGCGCGACAAGAGCGGCAAGAAGATGTCGAAGTCGCTCGGCAACGTCGTCGACCCGCTGCAGATGATGGACAAGTACGGGACCGACGCCCTGCGCTTCGCCCTGATGGTCAACGCCCATCCCGGCAAGGACATCGCGTTCGACGAGCAGACCGTCGTGTCCGCGCGCAACTTCGTCAACAAGCTCTGGAACTCGACGCGCTTCGTCCTGATGAACCTGCCCGAGACGGCGCCCGCCGGCGGCTACAGGCTCGAGAAGCTGTCCCATTGCTGCCTCGAGACCGCCGACGCGTGGATCTTGTCGCGGTACCAGGCGACGCTCGCCAAGGCCCAGGCGTCGCTCGATGCCTACGATCCCGCCGCCGCCGCCGAGGCGCTGTACGTCTTCCTGTGGGACGAGTTCTGCGCCTGGTACATCGAGCTCGCCAAGGGCCGGCTGACCGGCGTCGAGGGCGAGGACAAGGACATCGCCCGGACGATCCTCGTCCAGGTGCTCACGGGGTCGCTGAAGGCGCTGCATCCGCTCATGCCGTTCGTGACCGAGGAGATCTACGCCGCCCTCAAGCCGTACGCGGGCGAGTCGGCGGGATTCGTCCTCGAGGGCGGCTACCATAAGCTCGACTACGACTGGTCGAACCCCGAGGTCGAGAAGGAGATGAGCAAGGTCATGGGCGCGGTGGCCTCGATCCGCTCGCTGCGCTCCCAGCTGAACGTGCCGCCGGGCCTCAAGATCAAGGCCGTCGCCGAGGGCCCGTTCGCCGAGGCCGTCGTCGGCAAGCACCGCGCCTACGCGATGATCTTGGCCCAGCTCGAGAGCGTCGAGGCCGTCAACGGAGGCGGCCGCCCGCCCCAGAGCGCCACCGCGGTCGCCGACGGCGTGACTTTCTTCATTCCTCTCGCCGGCGTCATCGACTTCGCCAAGGAGCGCGAGCGCCTGGCCAAGGACCTCGCCAAGGCCGACGGCGACATCGAGAAATGCGAGGCGAAGCTGCGCAACCTCTCCGCCGCCTCCTCCGCTCCCGCGGAGAAGGTCGCCGAGGCCAAGGAGCAGCGCGACGCCGCGCTCGCCCGCCGCGACCGTCTCAAAGAGACGATCGCCGTTTTGTCGTGA
- a CDS encoding response regulator transcription factor translates to MAKILVYDADARFGESLRSFLASIGHEPVLASDGYSVLPLAEQHRPSLFILDYKLPEADGFEILKRLRSVPAFVATPVIFASATPKFEIEMTVMDAIAVGYVAKPLDGKQLKEAIVSLLGPERRAAPPAAVIPPPGAALGEPPAAPGFTGEPDLDGSRHDVIELD, encoded by the coding sequence ATGGCCAAGATATTGGTGTACGACGCGGACGCCCGGTTCGGCGAGTCGTTGAGATCCTTCCTGGCGTCGATCGGCCACGAGCCGGTGCTCGCCTCGGACGGCTACAGCGTCCTGCCCCTGGCGGAGCAGCACCGGCCGAGCCTCTTCATCCTGGACTACAAGCTTCCCGAGGCGGACGGCTTCGAGATCCTCAAGCGCCTGCGCTCCGTCCCGGCGTTCGTCGCGACCCCGGTCATCTTCGCGAGCGCGACGCCCAAGTTCGAGATCGAGATGACGGTGATGGACGCGATCGCCGTCGGCTACGTGGCCAAGCCGCTCGACGGCAAGCAGCTCAAGGAGGCCATCGTGTCGCTTCTCGGCCCGGAGCGGCGCGCCGCGCCGCCGGCCGCCGTCATCCCTCCGCCCGGGGCGGCTCTCGGGGAGCCGCCGGCCGCCCCCGGCTTCACCGGCGAGCCCGACCTCGACGGTTCCCGCCACGACGTCATCGAGCTCGACTAG